In one Tachysurus vachellii isolate PV-2020 chromosome 24, HZAU_Pvac_v1, whole genome shotgun sequence genomic region, the following are encoded:
- the zc3h13 gene encoding zinc finger CCCH domain-containing protein 13 isoform X1 — protein sequence MSKIRRKVTVENSKTISESSSSTTTPSRRPSVFERLGPSTGSNATETQCRNWLKTGNCSYGNTCRYTHGTPARGKNFSGAFSRSSERPTGDLRERMKNKRQDVDADSQKRDQDEPTSPTTRQRDSSRSRHREKEDIKITKERTPASEEEAAEWEASREDSDNGDYDYELSLEMKRQKIQNELMKLEQENMDKREDLLIKKEESATKARTSSTSRDKGSPDHSSSKNSPLSRKSSGSPKRKPSGSPKRKSIGKGNSSGKKEKKSSSSSVISSPVAEQNRAEEAESRSSKSGHSKKKGPRTPSPPPPVPLDLPVGGKKHKGKHKNKEKSEDKQKEAKERGRDSDKHKEKKEKRRDRSDSSHKAKRSMTSEERSGSVSSPGREASPQTRRKSSSPKAATQKQSSPQRSRTPPRHLRSPSPTSRPHHSPSSHSGSSHQRNSPSPRRRRGSTSPSYQRDLLPPLASSPTTAQASRRSRSPPTPQRSSPASRNHSQGRDREKERGRGERERSPTHDRRHERRDESRGKREKDSGRDDRSYEADQSSSRDERESRDRDRRFDRDRRDTRDDRQHRSSDAKDVRDTRERSARESVEHRERERDRERDRERERDRERERNDVHRKDDSSVQDERGYGRGHGREEGRSESRNESRTERMGRGRGRALDNAEKGSARGSRTTQADSGGHDGWESRGSGLRERSSERNTERGADRDRYDGDRQRGEQARDSSYDRRGSQVDRDRRDHRDRAEQRASSPGRHHSRSEDTEREERRDERRNDRGEDRREDRGREREGRERERERDREREREKEREREAERERVREREREREREREEREREREREREREEREREREREEREREREREREERERERKERERERELRERERQREWEEREKGREERRERREDVRDERPARDSHEERKNSGRKRHRVENTPSPRPSPKKVREGSPADSDGYNSTEEKGDKHKLLSQVVRPKEPSRSPPRVCTEDTKPIRWRDNERRSDKKDGRGRHEEAEPRSEGAAGRGMERRGDHSSESSLSTQASESRRGKEQRDAITPPAASAGGPDGRDSASTIHEEGKKKTKSQKKNLKKNRKEDENTSAGGDRFNPEPPPPPPSSVPSEAPRLILSPPKMAKKKVLDRRRKRSRGAESDQSEDEQPISKRRRGPQTPPPINKEDLPSQRALLSGHTIVAPTREDTNFSDWSDEEVPERNEASSERAPEPLQPRRNPPLAPLLPDPPMGIHVLPLQPLLPLHMLRKTQPADQSQQRSSSMGSNPSRAGSRRLRSPSNDSAQRTEDTQQGSRARRARGQGANSRDRDRERDRERERERERERAVAAEPIGGREERKSRIDQLRRGEPSRSTSSDRQDSRSHSSRRSSPESERQARSRAGSHDSRERDQFERDRKEYRQPQNQPLSQQRDWEPEPREWGVRGREPLLLRPNREPIRERDLREMRERERLLPEGLLSHERLERDRGDRERDRDRDKGERERMLPFDPPPLGELKSRAEMRMDRGDYEPLLPREALVDMDKPSTTDEPHVQLERCETEKIDSLDEDEGKGEDAQSAVSGGEEYEPISDDELDEILADSQKRDDQQDEEKIPGPLDVIDVDWSSLMPKQKQETRAPGAALLRFTPGAMLLRSGVSRRLAGPQLLARVKDVCAKELEDSKDAEKLFEHDLGALNMATFNRRTERTNLLRNLGPSGKALCARRDLAIRRQLLKNDKGTTKQIYTSAPVVDQELLQLSIRLFKKKTAAGQKTDPVSTANTPAEVCVS from the exons ATGTCCAAGATCAGGCGGAAGGTGACAGTGGAAAACTCGAAGACTATATCAGAGAGCAGCAGCAGTACGACCACTCCATCCCGCAGGCCCAGCGTCTTCGAGAGACTCGGACCCAGCACGGGCAGTAATGCCACAGAG ACCCAGTGTAGAAATTGGTTGAAGACAGGAAATTGCAGTTACGGCAACACTTGTCGCTATACGCATGGAACTCCAGCAAGAGGCAAGAATTTTTCTGGAGCATTCAGCAG GTCATCCGAGAGGCCCACTGGTGATCTCCGGGAGAGGATGAAAAATAAGAGACAGGATGTAGATGCAGATTCTCAGAAAAGAGACCAAGACGAACCTACTTCACCCACGACTAGA CAGAGAGATTCATCACGaagcagacacagagagaaagaggatatAAAGATCACCAAAGAACGAACGCCAGCCAGCGAGGAGGAAGCAGCAGAGTGGGAAGCCAGTCGTGAAG ACTCTGATAACGGTGACTACGATTACGAATTATCCCTGGaaatgaagagacagaagatcCAGAATGAGCTGATGAAGCTCGAGCAGGAGAACATGGACAAACGTGAAGATCTCCTCATTAAGAAGGAG GAATCGGCGACCAAGGCCAGGACCAGCAGCACTTCTAGAGACAAG GGGTCTCCTGATCACTCCAGCTCCAAGAATTCCCCCCTGTCCCGCAAGTCCAGCGGCTCACCGAAACGAAAACCTAGTGGTTCTCCAAAACGAAAATCCATTGGGAAAGGCAACAGCTCTGgcaagaaggagaagaaatctTCCTCATCATCAGTCATCTCTTCCCCAGTGGCGGAGCAGAACAGAGCAGAGGAGGCTGAGAGCAG ATCATCTAAGAGTGGACACAGCAAGAAGAAAGGCCCACGCACGCCAAGCCCCCCTCCCCCTGTACCCTTGGATCTGCCCGTAGGGGGGAAAAAGCACAAGGGTAAACACAAGAATAAAGAGAAGAGTGAAGATAAGCAGAAAGAGGCCAAGGAGAGGGGCAGGGACAGCGATAAGCacaaggagaagaaagagaagcgCAG GGACCGCTCAGACAGTTCCCACAAGGCGAAGCGATCAATGACGTCAGAGGAACGTTCTGGAAGTGTGTCGTCTCCCGGGAGAGAGGCGTCACCTCAGACGAGGAGGAAGTCCTCATCCCCCAAGGCAGCCACCCAAAAACAAAGCTCACCACAGAG GTCTCGTACCCCACCACGTCACCTCCGGAGCCCCTCTCCTACATCCCGCCCACATCACTCCCCCTCATCTCACTCGGGGTCTTCCCACCAACGAAACTCTCCATCTCCTCGGCGTCGCCGTGGTTCTACCTCCCCGTCCTACCAGCGGGACCTGCTCCCCCCCTTGGCTTCCTCGCCCACAACTGCACAGGCCTCACGTCGTTCCCGTTCACCCCCCACGCCGCAGAGGTCAAGCCCTGCCTCCCGCAACCACTCGCAGGGCCGCGAtcgggaaaaagagagaggacggggtgagagggagaggagCCCCACCCACGACAGGCGTCATGAACGCAGAGATG AGAGCCGTGggaagagggagaaagacagcGGTCGGGATGATCGCAGCTATGAGGCTGATCAGAGCTCCTCGCGAGATGAACGCGAAAGCCGCGACCGAGACCGGCGCTTCGATCGAGACCGCCGAGACACTCGTGATGATCGCCAACACCGCAGCAGTGATGCAAAGGACGTGCGGGACACCAGAGAACGTTCCGCCCGGGAGTCAGtggagcacagagagagagaacgggaCAGGGAGCGAGATCGTGAAAGAGAGCGGGACCGAGAGAGGGAAAGGAACGATGTACACAGAAAAGATGATTCATCAGTGCAGGACGAGAGAGGTTACGGAAGGGGACATGGCAGAGAAGAGGGGCGGAGCGAGAGCAGGAACGAATCGCGTACAGAGAGAATGGGAAGAGGAAGGGGACGTGCATTGGACAATGCTGAGAAAG GATCAGCTCGAGGGTCTCGTACGACGCAAGCAGACAGCGGGGGCCACGATGGATGGGAGTCTCGTGGCAGTGGCCTAAGAGAAAGGAGCTCtgagaggaacacagagaggGGGGCAGACCGTGATCGCTATGACGGTGACCGGCAGCGTGGAGAGCAGGCCCGAGATTCCTCTTACGACCGCCGTGGCAGTCAGGTAGACAGAGATCGACGGGACCACAGGGACAGAG CAGAGCAGAGGGCATCCTCACCCGGTCGACACCATAGCCGAAGTGAGGACACAGAGcgtgaggagaggagagacgAGAGGAGGAACGACCGAGGCGAGGACAGACGGGAGGACAGGGGCCGCGAGCGAGAAGgccgtgagcgagagagagaaagggacagggagagggaaagggagaaagagagggagagagaggctgaGCGGGAAAGGGTCAGGGAGCGAGAACGTGAGCgggaaagggagagggaggaaagagagagggagcgagagagagaacgagagagggaggaacgagagagggagcgagaacGAGAAGAGCGGGAGAGGGAGCGAGAacgggagagagaggagagggaacGGGAGAGGAAGGAGAGGGAACGTGAGAGGGAGCTtcgagagagggagaggcagagagaatgggaggagagggagaaaggcaGGGAGGAGAGgcgggagagaagagaggatgtGCGAGACGAACGCCCGGCCAGAGATTCTCATGAAGAGCGAAAGAACAG TGGGCGCAAGAGGCACCGTGTTGAGAACACTCCCAGTCCTCGTCCCTCTCCTAAAAAAGTGCGGGAAGGTAGCCCTGCAGACAGCGATGGCTACAATAGTACAGAGGAGAAAG GTGATAAGCACAAACTCCTGAGTCAGGTTGTCCGTCCCAAGGAACCAAGCCGCTCCCCTCCTCGTGTCTGCACCGAGGACACGAAGCCCATTCGCTGGAGGGACAATGAACGTCGCAGTGACAAGAAGGATGGGCGGGGTCGGCATGAAGAAGCAGAGCCTCGGAGCGAGGGAGCTGCAGGTAGAGGGATGGAGCGACGTGGGGATCATTCATCAGAGAGTTCTCTGAGTACACAAGCATCTGAGTCTCGAAGGGGTAAAGAGCAGAGAGATGCCATTACGCCACCTGCCGCCTCTGCTGGTGGCCCTGACGGACGCGATTCTGCGTCGACCATCCATGAGGAaggcaaaaagaaaacaaagtctCAGAAAAAGAACctgaagaaaaacaggaaagagGACGAGAACACTAGTGCTGGTGGTGACCGTTTTAACCCTGagcccccaccaccaccaccttctTCAGTACCCTCTGAAGCTCCACGTCTAATTCTCTCACCCCCTAAGATGGCCAAAAAGAAAGTATTGGATCGGAGGCGGAAACGCTCCCGGGGTGCCGAGTCCGACCAGTCTGAAGATGAGCAACCCATTAGCAAGAGACGCCGTGGACCTCAGACACCTCCACCGATCAACAAAGAAGACTTGCCTTCTCAGCGTGCGCTGCTATCAGGCCATACTATAGTGGCACCGACACGTGAAGACACTAACTTCAGTGACTGGTCTGATGAGGAGGTCCCTGAACGCAACGAAGCTTCATCTGAGCGAGCTCCAGAGCCGCTGCAGCCCCGCAGAAACCCACCCTTAGCACCGCTGCTCCCAGACCCACCCATGGGGATCCATGTACTCCCACTGCAGCCGCTGCTCCCGCTGCACATGTTGCGCAAAACGCAGCCGGCCGACCAAAGCCAGCAACGCAGTAGCAGCATGGGTAGCAATCCCAGTCGGGCAGGATCGCGCCGGCTCCGGTCACCCTCCAATGACTCAGCTCAGCGCACCGAAGACACTCAGCAGGGGTCAAGAGCACGCAGAGCACGTGGACAGGGCGCCAATTCCAGGGACcgtgacagagagagggacagggagagagaacgggaacgagagagagagagagcggtagCCGCTGAACCGATCGGAGGAAGGGAGGAAAGGAAGTCGAGGATCGACCAATTAAGGAGAGGAGAGCCGAGTCGCAGTACTTCATCAG acCGGCAGGACTCTCGTAGTCACAGTTCTCGTCGCAGTTCTCCAGAGTCAGAGCGGCAGGCTCGCTCTCGTGCCGGTTCACATGACAGCCGTGAGCGTGACCAGTTTGAGCGGGATCGGAAGGAGTACCGGCAACCGCAGAACCAGCCATTATCACAGCAGCGTGATTGGGAACCAGAACCTCGTGAATGGGGTGTTCGAGGTCGTGAACCGCTTCTTCTCCGCCCCAACAGGGAGCCCATTAGGGAGCGGGACTTGCGTGAGATGcgtgagagggagagactgcTGCCTGAAGGACTGCTCTCACACGAGCGCCTTGAACGTGATCGTGGTGATAGGGAGCGAGACCGGGACAGAGACAAGGGAGAACGAGAGCGCATGCTGCCCTTTGACCCCCCGCCATTGGGGGAACTCAAGAGCCGAGCAGAGATGCGGATGGATCGAGGAGATTACGAGCCCCTGCTGCCTAGAGAAGCCCTAGTGGACATGGACAAACCCAGTACTACAGATGAGCCACATGTACAGCTAGAACGCTGCGAGACAGAGAAGATAGACAGCCTTGACG AGGATGAAGGGAAGGGTGAGGATGCTCAGTCGGCAGTGTCAGGTGGGGAGGAATATGAGCCCATCAGCGATGACGAGCTGGATGAGATTTTGGCAGACAGCCAGAAAAGAGATGATCAACAGGATGAAGAAAAAATCCCAG GACCATTGGATGTGATTGACGTAGACTGGTCCAGCCTGATGCCCAAGCAGAAACAGGAAACCCGGGCTCCTGGGGCTGCACTGCTTAGATTCACACCCGGAGCCATGCTGCTGCGCTCGGGCGTGTCTCGACGTCTGGCTGGTCCACAGCTCCTTGCACGTGTTAAAGACGTCTGTGCTAAAGAGCTAGAGGATTCTAAAG ACGCAGAGAAGCTGTTTGAGCATGACCTTGGTGCCCTGAACATGGCCACCTTCAACAGGAGGACGGAGAGAACGAACCTGCTGAGAAACCTGGGGCCAAGTGGCAAGGCTCTCTGTGCACGTCGAGACCTAGCCATCCGTAGGCAACTCCTCAAAAACGATAAG GGGACGACTAAGCAAATCTACACCAGTGCTCCTGTGGTGGACCAGGAACTGCTGCAGCTCAGCATACGTCTCTTCAAGAAGAAAACGGCCGCCGGGCAGAAAACCGACCCGGTGTCCACGGCTAACACCCcggctgaagtgt
- the zc3h13 gene encoding zinc finger CCCH domain-containing protein 13 isoform X2: protein MSKIRRKVTVENSKTISESSSSTTTPSRRPSVFERLGPSTGSNATETQCRNWLKTGNCSYGNTCRYTHGTPARGKNFSGAFSRSSERPTGDLRERMKNKRQDVDADSQKRDQDEPTSPTTRQRDSSRSRHREKEDIKITKERTPASEEEAAEWEASREDSDNGDYDYELSLEMKRQKIQNELMKLEQENMDKREDLLIKKEESATKARTSSTSRDKGSPDHSSSKNSPLSRKSSGSPKRKPSGSPKRKSIGKGNSSGKKEKKSSSSSVISSPVAEQNRAEEAESRSSKSGHSKKKGPRTPSPPPPVPLDLPVGGKKHKGKHKNKEKSEDKQKEAKERGRDSDKHKEKKEKRRDRSDSSHKAKRSMTSEERSGSVSSPGREASPQTRRKSSSPKAATQKQSSPQRSRTPPRHLRSPSPTSRPHHSPSSHSGSSHQRNSPSPRRRRGSTSPSYQRDLLPPLASSPTTAQASRRSRSPPTPQRSSPASRNHSQGRDREKERGRGERERSPTHDRRHERRDESRGKREKDSGRDDRSYEADQSSSRDERESRDRDRRFDRDRRDTRDDRQHRSSDAKDVRDTRERSARESVEHRERERDRERDRERERDRERERNDVHRKDDSSVQDERGYGRGHGREEGRSESRNESRTERMGRGRGRALDNAEKGSARGSRTTQADSGGHDGWESRGSGLRERSSERNTERGADRDRYDGDRQRGEQARDSSYDRRGSQVDRDRRDHRDREQRASSPGRHHSRSEDTEREERRDERRNDRGEDRREDRGREREGRERERERDREREREKEREREAERERVREREREREREREEREREREREREREEREREREREEREREREREREERERERKERERERELRERERQREWEEREKGREERRERREDVRDERPARDSHEERKNSGRKRHRVENTPSPRPSPKKVREGSPADSDGYNSTEEKGDKHKLLSQVVRPKEPSRSPPRVCTEDTKPIRWRDNERRSDKKDGRGRHEEAEPRSEGAAGRGMERRGDHSSESSLSTQASESRRGKEQRDAITPPAASAGGPDGRDSASTIHEEGKKKTKSQKKNLKKNRKEDENTSAGGDRFNPEPPPPPPSSVPSEAPRLILSPPKMAKKKVLDRRRKRSRGAESDQSEDEQPISKRRRGPQTPPPINKEDLPSQRALLSGHTIVAPTREDTNFSDWSDEEVPERNEASSERAPEPLQPRRNPPLAPLLPDPPMGIHVLPLQPLLPLHMLRKTQPADQSQQRSSSMGSNPSRAGSRRLRSPSNDSAQRTEDTQQGSRARRARGQGANSRDRDRERDRERERERERERAVAAEPIGGREERKSRIDQLRRGEPSRSTSSDRQDSRSHSSRRSSPESERQARSRAGSHDSRERDQFERDRKEYRQPQNQPLSQQRDWEPEPREWGVRGREPLLLRPNREPIRERDLREMRERERLLPEGLLSHERLERDRGDRERDRDRDKGERERMLPFDPPPLGELKSRAEMRMDRGDYEPLLPREALVDMDKPSTTDEPHVQLERCETEKIDSLDEDEGKGEDAQSAVSGGEEYEPISDDELDEILADSQKRDDQQDEEKIPGPLDVIDVDWSSLMPKQKQETRAPGAALLRFTPGAMLLRSGVSRRLAGPQLLARVKDVCAKELEDSKDAEKLFEHDLGALNMATFNRRTERTNLLRNLGPSGKALCARRDLAIRRQLLKNDKGTTKQIYTSAPVVDQELLQLSIRLFKKKTAAGQKTDPVSTANTPAEVCVS from the exons ATGTCCAAGATCAGGCGGAAGGTGACAGTGGAAAACTCGAAGACTATATCAGAGAGCAGCAGCAGTACGACCACTCCATCCCGCAGGCCCAGCGTCTTCGAGAGACTCGGACCCAGCACGGGCAGTAATGCCACAGAG ACCCAGTGTAGAAATTGGTTGAAGACAGGAAATTGCAGTTACGGCAACACTTGTCGCTATACGCATGGAACTCCAGCAAGAGGCAAGAATTTTTCTGGAGCATTCAGCAG GTCATCCGAGAGGCCCACTGGTGATCTCCGGGAGAGGATGAAAAATAAGAGACAGGATGTAGATGCAGATTCTCAGAAAAGAGACCAAGACGAACCTACTTCACCCACGACTAGA CAGAGAGATTCATCACGaagcagacacagagagaaagaggatatAAAGATCACCAAAGAACGAACGCCAGCCAGCGAGGAGGAAGCAGCAGAGTGGGAAGCCAGTCGTGAAG ACTCTGATAACGGTGACTACGATTACGAATTATCCCTGGaaatgaagagacagaagatcCAGAATGAGCTGATGAAGCTCGAGCAGGAGAACATGGACAAACGTGAAGATCTCCTCATTAAGAAGGAG GAATCGGCGACCAAGGCCAGGACCAGCAGCACTTCTAGAGACAAG GGGTCTCCTGATCACTCCAGCTCCAAGAATTCCCCCCTGTCCCGCAAGTCCAGCGGCTCACCGAAACGAAAACCTAGTGGTTCTCCAAAACGAAAATCCATTGGGAAAGGCAACAGCTCTGgcaagaaggagaagaaatctTCCTCATCATCAGTCATCTCTTCCCCAGTGGCGGAGCAGAACAGAGCAGAGGAGGCTGAGAGCAG ATCATCTAAGAGTGGACACAGCAAGAAGAAAGGCCCACGCACGCCAAGCCCCCCTCCCCCTGTACCCTTGGATCTGCCCGTAGGGGGGAAAAAGCACAAGGGTAAACACAAGAATAAAGAGAAGAGTGAAGATAAGCAGAAAGAGGCCAAGGAGAGGGGCAGGGACAGCGATAAGCacaaggagaagaaagagaagcgCAG GGACCGCTCAGACAGTTCCCACAAGGCGAAGCGATCAATGACGTCAGAGGAACGTTCTGGAAGTGTGTCGTCTCCCGGGAGAGAGGCGTCACCTCAGACGAGGAGGAAGTCCTCATCCCCCAAGGCAGCCACCCAAAAACAAAGCTCACCACAGAG GTCTCGTACCCCACCACGTCACCTCCGGAGCCCCTCTCCTACATCCCGCCCACATCACTCCCCCTCATCTCACTCGGGGTCTTCCCACCAACGAAACTCTCCATCTCCTCGGCGTCGCCGTGGTTCTACCTCCCCGTCCTACCAGCGGGACCTGCTCCCCCCCTTGGCTTCCTCGCCCACAACTGCACAGGCCTCACGTCGTTCCCGTTCACCCCCCACGCCGCAGAGGTCAAGCCCTGCCTCCCGCAACCACTCGCAGGGCCGCGAtcgggaaaaagagagaggacggggtgagagggagaggagCCCCACCCACGACAGGCGTCATGAACGCAGAGATG AGAGCCGTGggaagagggagaaagacagcGGTCGGGATGATCGCAGCTATGAGGCTGATCAGAGCTCCTCGCGAGATGAACGCGAAAGCCGCGACCGAGACCGGCGCTTCGATCGAGACCGCCGAGACACTCGTGATGATCGCCAACACCGCAGCAGTGATGCAAAGGACGTGCGGGACACCAGAGAACGTTCCGCCCGGGAGTCAGtggagcacagagagagagaacgggaCAGGGAGCGAGATCGTGAAAGAGAGCGGGACCGAGAGAGGGAAAGGAACGATGTACACAGAAAAGATGATTCATCAGTGCAGGACGAGAGAGGTTACGGAAGGGGACATGGCAGAGAAGAGGGGCGGAGCGAGAGCAGGAACGAATCGCGTACAGAGAGAATGGGAAGAGGAAGGGGACGTGCATTGGACAATGCTGAGAAAG GATCAGCTCGAGGGTCTCGTACGACGCAAGCAGACAGCGGGGGCCACGATGGATGGGAGTCTCGTGGCAGTGGCCTAAGAGAAAGGAGCTCtgagaggaacacagagaggGGGGCAGACCGTGATCGCTATGACGGTGACCGGCAGCGTGGAGAGCAGGCCCGAGATTCCTCTTACGACCGCCGTGGCAGTCAGGTAGACAGAGATCGACGGGACCACAGGGACAGAG AGCAGAGGGCATCCTCACCCGGTCGACACCATAGCCGAAGTGAGGACACAGAGcgtgaggagaggagagacgAGAGGAGGAACGACCGAGGCGAGGACAGACGGGAGGACAGGGGCCGCGAGCGAGAAGgccgtgagcgagagagagaaagggacagggagagggaaagggagaaagagagggagagagaggctgaGCGGGAAAGGGTCAGGGAGCGAGAACGTGAGCgggaaagggagagggaggaaagagagagggagcgagagagagaacgagagagggaggaacgagagagggagcgagaacGAGAAGAGCGGGAGAGGGAGCGAGAacgggagagagaggagagggaacGGGAGAGGAAGGAGAGGGAACGTGAGAGGGAGCTtcgagagagggagaggcagagagaatgggaggagagggagaaaggcaGGGAGGAGAGgcgggagagaagagaggatgtGCGAGACGAACGCCCGGCCAGAGATTCTCATGAAGAGCGAAAGAACAG TGGGCGCAAGAGGCACCGTGTTGAGAACACTCCCAGTCCTCGTCCCTCTCCTAAAAAAGTGCGGGAAGGTAGCCCTGCAGACAGCGATGGCTACAATAGTACAGAGGAGAAAG GTGATAAGCACAAACTCCTGAGTCAGGTTGTCCGTCCCAAGGAACCAAGCCGCTCCCCTCCTCGTGTCTGCACCGAGGACACGAAGCCCATTCGCTGGAGGGACAATGAACGTCGCAGTGACAAGAAGGATGGGCGGGGTCGGCATGAAGAAGCAGAGCCTCGGAGCGAGGGAGCTGCAGGTAGAGGGATGGAGCGACGTGGGGATCATTCATCAGAGAGTTCTCTGAGTACACAAGCATCTGAGTCTCGAAGGGGTAAAGAGCAGAGAGATGCCATTACGCCACCTGCCGCCTCTGCTGGTGGCCCTGACGGACGCGATTCTGCGTCGACCATCCATGAGGAaggcaaaaagaaaacaaagtctCAGAAAAAGAACctgaagaaaaacaggaaagagGACGAGAACACTAGTGCTGGTGGTGACCGTTTTAACCCTGagcccccaccaccaccaccttctTCAGTACCCTCTGAAGCTCCACGTCTAATTCTCTCACCCCCTAAGATGGCCAAAAAGAAAGTATTGGATCGGAGGCGGAAACGCTCCCGGGGTGCCGAGTCCGACCAGTCTGAAGATGAGCAACCCATTAGCAAGAGACGCCGTGGACCTCAGACACCTCCACCGATCAACAAAGAAGACTTGCCTTCTCAGCGTGCGCTGCTATCAGGCCATACTATAGTGGCACCGACACGTGAAGACACTAACTTCAGTGACTGGTCTGATGAGGAGGTCCCTGAACGCAACGAAGCTTCATCTGAGCGAGCTCCAGAGCCGCTGCAGCCCCGCAGAAACCCACCCTTAGCACCGCTGCTCCCAGACCCACCCATGGGGATCCATGTACTCCCACTGCAGCCGCTGCTCCCGCTGCACATGTTGCGCAAAACGCAGCCGGCCGACCAAAGCCAGCAACGCAGTAGCAGCATGGGTAGCAATCCCAGTCGGGCAGGATCGCGCCGGCTCCGGTCACCCTCCAATGACTCAGCTCAGCGCACCGAAGACACTCAGCAGGGGTCAAGAGCACGCAGAGCACGTGGACAGGGCGCCAATTCCAGGGACcgtgacagagagagggacagggagagagaacgggaacgagagagagagagagcggtagCCGCTGAACCGATCGGAGGAAGGGAGGAAAGGAAGTCGAGGATCGACCAATTAAGGAGAGGAGAGCCGAGTCGCAGTACTTCATCAG acCGGCAGGACTCTCGTAGTCACAGTTCTCGTCGCAGTTCTCCAGAGTCAGAGCGGCAGGCTCGCTCTCGTGCCGGTTCACATGACAGCCGTGAGCGTGACCAGTTTGAGCGGGATCGGAAGGAGTACCGGCAACCGCAGAACCAGCCATTATCACAGCAGCGTGATTGGGAACCAGAACCTCGTGAATGGGGTGTTCGAGGTCGTGAACCGCTTCTTCTCCGCCCCAACAGGGAGCCCATTAGGGAGCGGGACTTGCGTGAGATGcgtgagagggagagactgcTGCCTGAAGGACTGCTCTCACACGAGCGCCTTGAACGTGATCGTGGTGATAGGGAGCGAGACCGGGACAGAGACAAGGGAGAACGAGAGCGCATGCTGCCCTTTGACCCCCCGCCATTGGGGGAACTCAAGAGCCGAGCAGAGATGCGGATGGATCGAGGAGATTACGAGCCCCTGCTGCCTAGAGAAGCCCTAGTGGACATGGACAAACCCAGTACTACAGATGAGCCACATGTACAGCTAGAACGCTGCGAGACAGAGAAGATAGACAGCCTTGACG AGGATGAAGGGAAGGGTGAGGATGCTCAGTCGGCAGTGTCAGGTGGGGAGGAATATGAGCCCATCAGCGATGACGAGCTGGATGAGATTTTGGCAGACAGCCAGAAAAGAGATGATCAACAGGATGAAGAAAAAATCCCAG GACCATTGGATGTGATTGACGTAGACTGGTCCAGCCTGATGCCCAAGCAGAAACAGGAAACCCGGGCTCCTGGGGCTGCACTGCTTAGATTCACACCCGGAGCCATGCTGCTGCGCTCGGGCGTGTCTCGACGTCTGGCTGGTCCACAGCTCCTTGCACGTGTTAAAGACGTCTGTGCTAAAGAGCTAGAGGATTCTAAAG ACGCAGAGAAGCTGTTTGAGCATGACCTTGGTGCCCTGAACATGGCCACCTTCAACAGGAGGACGGAGAGAACGAACCTGCTGAGAAACCTGGGGCCAAGTGGCAAGGCTCTCTGTGCACGTCGAGACCTAGCCATCCGTAGGCAACTCCTCAAAAACGATAAG GGGACGACTAAGCAAATCTACACCAGTGCTCCTGTGGTGGACCAGGAACTGCTGCAGCTCAGCATACGTCTCTTCAAGAAGAAAACGGCCGCCGGGCAGAAAACCGACCCGGTGTCCACGGCTAACACCCcggctgaagtgt